In Carya illinoinensis cultivar Pawnee chromosome 16, C.illinoinensisPawnee_v1, whole genome shotgun sequence, a single window of DNA contains:
- the LOC122298881 gene encoding uncharacterized protein LOC122298881 has product MNSKRAEVLILTNPRQEALAPFLDSTLLANEEEPVSNKCAGSGQHQETKEGGDSTVPKELNQTEVTELAEVEGEASADGDPSGVVPEASEGEALVEVPVLGFLEGSSGSKLFGPTFTKGQVDKIPVSLKPKPAYRKALSRSWNHHPNELRNTQSGKEDSFGRSGGLAMLWKDDADLHIINYSTHHIHALIRNSMFEGGAGIITGVYGHPQTERREEVWSIVKGLGVGMTSPWLVFGDFNEILNQSEKQGRNLRSERQMAGFRSVLEEKGLRDLGFSGKPFTWCNRREGDVICERLDRFLGNLMWCEAFPFTHVQHGVVAYSDHTPIWLDSNGGSIKRKGHRLFRFEAMWVGDRECSNIVERIWNESEGTEYCNNLIGKISKCGVELSKWNKRSFGNVQKELASAKEKLKETEDLDPAYQQLSQHKVAREEIQKWLERDEIMWKQRSRVLWLKEGNSNSMFFHHKANVRRRKNWIQQLKDDNGNWKRGDQMGKMIVDYFQSLFSTDLDSDVTDVLSGVERKVSPQMNADLLLPHEAKEVEEAIQQMHPPRLRVLICAFVPGRQIMDNVLMAYGILHYIRNKRVGREGYMSLKLDMSKAYDRVEWGFLRGMMNALGFEQRWTDLVMQCISTISFSVLVNGSPKGHFYPSRGIRQRDPLSPYLFLLCTESLINLLRRNAEPGMIEGGIHSALHLLKSGCARRVGNGAEINVFKDQWIPGISPFVLQSESYAPSQANMKVEALMDSGTGKGEVKFAIVTINYFLKWVEVEALMTITVGNIIRFLWKSIMCQFGMPRAILDNGRQFDHDQHRDWCAELRIKAKYSSLSHPQAK; this is encoded by the exons ATGAATTCAAAAAGGGCGGAGGTATTAATACTCACGAATCCTCGTCAGGAGGCCTTGGCACCTTTCTTGGACTCTACTCTACTAGCTAACGAGGAGGAGCCCGTTTCAAACAAATGTGCGGGCTCTGGGCAGCACCAGGAGACTAAAGAAGGGGGAGACTCAACTGTTCCAAAGGAGTTGAACCAGACAGAAGTGACAGAGCTAGCCGAGGTAGAAGGAGAGGCGTCGGCTGATGGAGATCCATCGGGGGTTGTTCCAGAAGCTTCGGAAGGAGAGGCTCTAGTGGAGGTTCCCGTATTGGGCTTTTTGGAGGGGAGTTCGGGCTCTAAGCTCTTTGGGCCGACTTTTACTAAAGGACAAGTTGATAAAATCCCTGTTTCTCTGAAACCCAAGCCAGCCTATAGGAAGGCCCTATCTCGTTCATGGAATCATCATCCGAATGAGCTTAGGAATACTCAATCGGGAAAGGAAG ACTCTTTCGGTCGTAGTGGGGGATTAGCAATGTTATGGAAAGATGATGCTGATTTGCATATTATAAATTACTCTACGCACCACATTCATGCTTTGATTAGGAACTCTATGTTTGAGGGAGGGGCGGGTATTATCACGGGTGTATATGGTCATCCACAAACTGAGAGGAGGGAGGAGGTGTGGTCTATTGTAAAAGGTTTGGGGGTGGGAATGACTAGTCCGTGGTTGGTGTTtggggatttcaatgagatcCTCAACCAATCTGAAAAACAGGGGAGGAATCTTAGAAGTGAAAGGCAAATGGCAGGGTTTAGATCTGTATTAGAGGAAAAGGGCCTTAGAGATCTAGGATTTTCTGGGAAACCTTTTACATGGTGCAATAGGAGAGAGGGAGATGTTATATGTGAGAGGTTGGATCGGTTTTTGGGAAATCTGATGTGGTGTGAAGCTTTTCCCTTTACCCATGTTCAACACGGAGTAGTAGCTTACTCGGACCATACTCCGATATGGCTGGACTCTAATGGGGGGTCGATAAAGCGAAAGGGTCATCGGCTTTTCAGATTTGAAGCGATGTGGGTAGGGGACAGAGAATGCTCAAATATTGTGGAGAGAATTTGGAATGAAAGTGAGGGTACTGAATACTGCAATAACCTCATAGGCAAaatttctaaatgtggagttgAGCTATCAAAATGGAATAAAAGATCATTTGGAAATGTTCAAAAAGAATTGGCCTCAGCTAAAGAGAAATTAAAAGAGACAGAAGACTTGGACCCAGCTTATCAACAACTGTCCCAACACAAGGTGGCTCGAGAGGAAATCCAGAAATGGTTGGAAAGGGATGAAATTATGTGGAAACAAAGGTCAAGGGTGTTATGGTTAAAGGAAGGGAATAGCAACTCAATGTTTTTCCATCATAAAGCTAACGTAAGGAGGAGGAAAAACTGGATTCAGCAACTAAAAGATGATAATGGCAACTGGAAAAGGGGAGACCAAATGGGCAAGATGATAGTGGATTATTTCCAAAGTTTATTTTCTACTGATTTAGATTCAGATGTCACTGATGTGCTCTCAGGTGTAGAAAGGAAGGTCTCTCCCCAAATGAATGCAGATTTACTACTTCCTCATGAGGCAAAAGAAGTTGAGGAAGCTATTCAGCAAATGCACCCTCCACGACTCCGGGTCCTGATA TGTGCTTTTGTTCCCGGGAGGCAAATAATGGACAATGTCCTTATGGCGTATGGAATTCTACACTACATCAGAAATAAAAGAGTGGGTCGAGAAGGCTATATGTCGCTTAAACTAGACATGAGTAAAGCGTATGATAGAGTTGAGTGGGGTTTCTTAAGGGGAATGATGAATGCTCTTGGTTTTGAACAAAGGTGGACAGACCTGGTTATGCAGTGTATATCAACAATTTCATTTTCAGTCCTTGTCAATGGCAGCCCGAAAGGTCATTTCTATCCATCTAGAGGAATTAGGCAAAGGGACCCCTTATCCCCTTACCTGTTCCTCTTGTGCACTGAAAGCTTGATTAATCTATTAAGAAGGAATGCCGAACCAGGCATGATTGAAGGG GGGATTCACAGTGCATTGCATTTGTTAAAATCTGGCTGTGCTAGGAGAGTGGGTAATGGGGCAGAAATCAATGTTTTCAAGGATCAATGGATCCCTGGAATCTCACCATTTGTGTTACAAAGTGAGTCTTATGCCCCTAGTCAAGCGAATATGAAGGTGGAAGCACTCATGGATAGTGGTACGG GGAAAGGAGAAGTGAAGTTCGCAATTGTCACTATAAATTACTTCTTGAAGTGGGTAGAAGTGGAGGCATTGATGACGATTACAGTTGGCAACATCATAAGGTTTCTTTGGAAATCCATTATGTGTCAGTTTGGCATGCCACGAGCCATCTTGGACAATGGACGACAGTTTGACCATGACCAACATAGAGACTGGTGTGCTGAATTAAGGATCAAGGCCAAATACTCTTCCCTCAGTCACCCTCAGGCCAAGTGA